One window of Medicago truncatula cultivar Jemalong A17 chromosome 2, MtrunA17r5.0-ANR, whole genome shotgun sequence genomic DNA carries:
- the LOC11407805 gene encoding transcription factor ICE1 yields the protein MERDMLPWFKPQIEEEWYMNNIPPCTENLIPNLQNHIQQQNIVGSSDPNTFVFEHHLGSSFSLPSPKSNFSDLLNINENINITDTTTTNNPFGNVFNLEPQGVVQPPLSIAKLTSNYDSNESVGVGKMGNHGKNKGNNYNSNNNVGGSNNNIIYNNDDENCVVEGVKKEKKKKTPSKSLIAEKKRRQKLSDNMHKLRSVVPKITKMDKISILGDAVDYLKELKKQISDLQSEIESSSPRSFVPPPAGTRIKTSTMSTLPVQMKEKLCPNNVSGLKNQPTKFLSKLVFVAS from the exons ATGGAGAGAGATATGCTACCTTGGTTTAAACCCCAAATCGAAGAAGAGTGGTACATGAACAATATACCACCTTGTACCGAAAATCTTATCCCAAATCTTCAAAACCACattcaacaacaaaacattGTCGGTTCTTCAGACCCAaacacttttgtttttgagCACCATTTAGGTTCCTCATTTTCTTTGCCATCGCCCAAATCCAATTTCTCAGATCTactaaatattaatgaaaatatcAACATCACTGATACCACCACCACAAACAATCCATTTGGTAATGTCTTCAATTTAGAACCCCAAGGTGTTGTTCAACCTCCATTGTCAATTGCAAAATTAACCTCGAATTATGACTCTAATGAGAGTGTTGGTGTTGGGAAGATGGGGAACCATGGAAAAAATAAGGGCAATAATTATAATTCAAATAACAATGTTGGGGGTAgtaataataacatcatatataataatgatgatgaaaatTGTGTTGTTGAGGGGGtcaaaaaagagaagaaaaagaaaactccATCAAAGAGTCTCATCGCTGAGAAGAAGCGAAGGCAGAAACTCAGTGATAATATGCACAAGCTTCGTTCTGTTGTGCCAAAGATTACCAAG ATGGATAAAATTTCAATACTTGGGGATGCTGTTGACTACTTGAAGgagttaaaaaaacaaattagtgATCTTCAAAGTGAGATAGAGTCAAGCTCTCCTAGATCATTTGTGCCACCGCCTGCAGGAACTCGCATTAAAACATCCACCATGTCAACCCTTCCAgttcaaatgaaagaaaagttATGTCCTAACAATGTGTCGGGTCTTAAAAACCAACCAACAAAG TTTTTGTCTAAACTTGTATTTGTTGCCTCatga